In Mongoliitalea daihaiensis, one DNA window encodes the following:
- the murG gene encoding undecaprenyldiphospho-muramoylpentapeptide beta-N-acetylglucosaminyltransferase — protein MKARKETYRIMISGGGTGGHIYPAIAIANTWKERFPGTEFLFVGAEGKMEMEKVPEAGYAIEGLKVAGLQRSLSLSNLSLPFKLLGSLKKAGQLIRDFQPDAVVGVGGYASAPVLYMAQRKQIPTLIQEQNSYAGLTNKILAKRAKKICVAYPQMDQFFPKEKLVFTGNPVRKDILSLDGKREKALANFGLNKDRKTILVIGGSLGARTINQAMLGAMASLEAAGYQVLWQTGKFYFQEMQSQVQASKLQHIHPMEFLSAMDLAYAAADLIVSRAGALSVSELSLVGKAVIFIPSPNVAEDHQTKNAMAFVQEDAAILLSDGDAVEGLKSTIDQVFGNPTQLEYLGKNIQKLAKPSAAEEIVEALASIIP, from the coding sequence ATGAAAGCAAGAAAAGAGACATATCGCATCATGATCAGTGGAGGAGGTACGGGAGGCCACATATATCCAGCCATTGCGATCGCGAATACTTGGAAGGAGCGCTTTCCAGGTACCGAGTTTCTGTTTGTCGGTGCCGAAGGAAAAATGGAAATGGAAAAAGTACCTGAGGCAGGCTATGCAATCGAGGGATTGAAAGTAGCGGGTCTTCAGAGAAGTTTAAGCTTGAGTAATCTCAGCTTGCCATTTAAGCTTCTTGGAAGTTTGAAAAAAGCGGGACAACTGATCCGAGACTTTCAGCCTGATGCTGTGGTTGGGGTGGGTGGTTATGCAAGTGCCCCAGTATTGTATATGGCTCAGCGCAAGCAAATACCAACCCTAATTCAGGAGCAGAATTCTTACGCTGGTTTGACCAATAAAATCTTAGCAAAACGAGCAAAAAAAATATGTGTGGCTTACCCACAGATGGATCAGTTTTTTCCAAAAGAGAAACTTGTATTTACAGGCAATCCTGTACGAAAAGACATCCTTAGTTTAGACGGGAAAAGAGAAAAAGCCTTAGCTAACTTCGGATTAAATAAAGATCGCAAGACTATTTTGGTAATCGGGGGGAGTTTGGGGGCTAGGACTATCAATCAAGCTATGCTTGGTGCCATGGCGTCTCTAGAGGCTGCTGGATATCAGGTATTATGGCAAACTGGTAAGTTTTACTTTCAAGAGATGCAATCACAAGTTCAGGCATCCAAACTTCAGCACATTCATCCGATGGAGTTTTTGAGCGCAATGGATTTGGCATATGCAGCAGCAGACCTAATCGTCTCGAGGGCGGGTGCCTTGTCAGTGTCGGAACTAAGTTTGGTGGGGAAAGCAGTCATCTTTATTCCATCTCCCAATGTGGCAGAAGATCATCAAACCAAAAATGCAATGGCTTTTGTGCAGGAGGATGCAGCAATCTTACTTTCGGATGGAGATGCTGTGGAAGGATTAAAAAGTACAATTGATCAGGTTTTCGGTAATCCAACTCAGTTGGAGTACCTAGGAAAAAATATACAAAAGCTGGCTAAACCGTCAGCGGCTGAAGAAATAGTTGAAGCATTAGCATCCATTATTCCATGA
- the murC gene encoding UDP-N-acetylmuramate--L-alanine ligase has product MNLRSIHRVHFVGIGGIGMSAIARWFNHLGKVVTGYDRTPSALTDALKAEGMCISFEDDVNQIPLELKNAQAESLIVWTPAIPKDSIQLNYFRTHGYKLLKRAEVLGVITLDMPTIAVAGTHGKTTTSSMIAHLLKVGGVEVSAFLGGLTQNYQSNLILPDHTDSGSVVVVEADEFDRSFLQLHPNSAILTSVDPDHLDIYGDGIEMLHGFKSFVELIPSSGSLYVSERAYQNLSLDGVSIKDIHVYGLDKADYTAENITPTTGSFIFDYVSPSTRIERLELHMPGYHNVENAVAAIAMALEYGVTADAVRTGVYSFRGVKRRFEILVQKEGKVFIDDYAHHPEEIKAFLSSVKAMYPNRKLTAVFQPHLFSRTRDFASGFSKSLSLADEVILLDIYPARELPIEGVHASMLLDAISSKEKSLQSKESLIGYLQNHQPEVLVTIGAGDIDRMVDPLTKFMLGV; this is encoded by the coding sequence ATGAATCTAAGGAGCATCCATAGGGTCCATTTTGTAGGTATCGGCGGTATCGGTATGAGTGCCATTGCTCGATGGTTTAACCATCTTGGCAAGGTAGTCACTGGTTACGACCGCACGCCTTCAGCATTGACCGATGCTTTGAAGGCGGAAGGTATGTGCATCAGTTTTGAAGATGATGTGAATCAGATACCCTTGGAGCTCAAGAATGCCCAAGCCGAATCCCTAATAGTATGGACTCCTGCCATTCCTAAGGACTCTATTCAGTTGAACTATTTTAGAACTCATGGCTACAAGTTGCTGAAGCGTGCCGAAGTTTTGGGTGTGATTACTTTAGATATGCCTACCATTGCTGTAGCAGGAACTCACGGGAAAACAACTACTTCTTCCATGATAGCTCATTTATTGAAAGTCGGCGGGGTAGAAGTTTCTGCATTTTTAGGTGGATTGACTCAAAACTATCAGAGTAATCTTATTCTTCCTGACCATACTGATTCGGGGTCAGTAGTGGTAGTGGAGGCTGATGAATTCGATCGCTCCTTCCTGCAGTTACATCCCAATTCAGCAATCTTGACAAGTGTAGATCCTGATCATTTGGATATCTATGGAGATGGAATAGAAATGCTTCATGGATTCAAGTCTTTTGTTGAGCTGATTCCAAGTTCGGGTAGCCTCTATGTAAGTGAACGTGCCTACCAAAATTTATCCTTGGATGGAGTCTCAATCAAGGATATACATGTATATGGCTTGGATAAGGCGGATTATACAGCTGAAAATATTACGCCTACTACAGGTTCATTTATTTTCGATTATGTGAGTCCTTCCACTCGAATTGAACGACTGGAGTTGCATATGCCTGGGTATCATAATGTGGAAAATGCTGTCGCAGCTATTGCCATGGCCTTGGAATATGGTGTAACTGCGGATGCTGTAAGGACTGGTGTATACAGTTTCAGAGGAGTGAAACGAAGGTTTGAAATCTTGGTTCAGAAAGAAGGTAAAGTGTTTATCGATGATTATGCACATCATCCAGAGGAGATAAAAGCCTTTCTAAGTTCTGTAAAAGCGATGTATCCCAATCGGAAATTGACGGCTGTATTTCAGCCTCATCTGTTTTCCCGTACGAGGGACTTTGCGAGTGGTTTTTCCAAGAGTTTATCCCTCGCTGATGAGGTTATCCTATTGGATATTTATCCAGCTAGGGAGCTTCCTATTGAGGGAGTACATGCATCTATGTTGCTGGATGCTATTTCTTCAAAGGAAAAATCATTGCAAAGTAAAGAATCGTTGATTGGCTATCTTCAAAATCATCAGCCTGAGGTGTTGGTGACGATAGGCGCAGGGGATATTGATCGGATGGTGGATCCATTAACCAAATTTATGTTAGGGGTATGA
- a CDS encoding cell division protein FtsQ/DivIB, translating into MNQRLKKVAIYVFAIGLLVASIALVEKKEAAKALTAISIYIHGVSDVYFVDEEELRELILSEFPNLREGLSMQEVNLHAIEKKVLAHAFVKEAEVYRDVKGKLTVEVKQHVPIARIVRSMAADAYITDEGLVLPTSSKHTKRVILLSGKFAEQLIGEENLLSAYPKIMDLIYFIYRDDFWRAQIPEIEMAKEHDIKLYQQVGHQVIDFGDASDLEEKFHKITLLYEQIFPKKGWDAYTKVSVKFKNQIVCE; encoded by the coding sequence ATGAATCAGCGGTTAAAGAAAGTAGCGATTTATGTATTTGCCATTGGCTTGCTAGTGGCTTCGATTGCTTTGGTAGAAAAGAAAGAAGCTGCCAAGGCCCTGACGGCTATTAGTATCTACATTCACGGGGTCAGTGATGTATATTTTGTAGATGAGGAAGAGCTTCGGGAATTGATTCTTTCAGAATTTCCTAACCTTCGAGAAGGTCTTTCCATGCAAGAGGTCAACCTACATGCTATTGAGAAAAAAGTACTTGCTCATGCTTTTGTGAAAGAGGCGGAAGTCTACAGAGATGTAAAGGGGAAATTAACAGTAGAAGTGAAGCAGCATGTGCCTATTGCACGGATAGTCCGTTCGATGGCAGCTGATGCCTATATAACAGATGAGGGCTTGGTATTACCAACGTCTAGTAAACATACAAAGCGGGTCATCCTGCTTTCGGGGAAATTTGCGGAGCAGCTGATAGGGGAGGAAAACCTTTTATCTGCTTATCCTAAAATCATGGATTTGATTTACTTTATCTATCGAGATGATTTTTGGAGAGCTCAGATTCCTGAGATTGAAATGGCTAAGGAGCATGATATCAAGCTATATCAGCAAGTGGGCCACCAAGTTATTGATTTTGGGGATGCTTCCGATTTAGAGGAGAAGTTTCATAAAATCACCTTACTGTATGAGCAGATTTTTCCTAAAAAGGGATGGGACGCTTATACGAAGGTCAGTGTAAAATTTAAGAATCAGATAGTTTGTGAGTAA
- the ftsA gene encoding cell division protein FtsA, translating into MENDKFIVGLDIGTTKICAVVGRKNEFGKLEVLGMGKAVSDGVIRGIVTNIDKTVNAIQKAVADASDMAEVDIGNVIVGIAGQHIKSTIHHGSIIRANYDEEITVEDVHRLSSDMENIVVPPGNSIIHVMPQDYTVDYEPGVKDPVGMSGSRLEADFHIITAQTTAINNINRCVRRADLYSKELILEPLASSLAVLSDLDKEAGVCLVDIGGGTTDIAIFHDGIIRHTAVIPLGGNIITTDIKEGCMVLHNQAELLKTKFGKAIPEEANPNEIVSIPGLRNRPPKEISIKNLASIIQARMEEIIEYVQSELVASGYYKKLAGGIVLTGGGSQLQGVAQLFEYLTGLDTRIGYPNEHLGKCKVEEIKSPMYATSVGLVLAGFKSFDDREDNYKKKKEDTKRQIPGNRRSNEQESQGSGFIDSIKKRLKEIIISDIPDNNY; encoded by the coding sequence ATGGAAAACGATAAATTTATAGTTGGTTTAGACATTGGTACTACCAAAATATGTGCCGTGGTAGGCCGTAAAAATGAGTTTGGTAAACTGGAAGTCTTGGGTATGGGCAAGGCTGTTTCCGATGGAGTAATCCGTGGAATCGTTACCAATATTGACAAAACTGTGAATGCTATACAAAAGGCTGTTGCAGATGCGAGCGATATGGCAGAAGTAGATATCGGCAATGTGATTGTGGGTATTGCGGGTCAGCATATCAAGAGCACTATTCATCACGGAAGCATCATTCGTGCAAACTATGACGAAGAGATTACTGTGGAAGATGTACACCGTCTTTCCAGTGATATGGAAAACATCGTCGTACCTCCTGGCAATAGCATCATTCATGTGATGCCTCAAGACTATACTGTGGATTATGAACCTGGAGTCAAAGATCCTGTGGGGATGTCTGGTTCTCGATTGGAAGCAGATTTCCATATCATCACCGCACAAACTACCGCCATCAATAATATCAACCGTTGTGTTAGAAGAGCTGATTTATATTCCAAGGAATTGATCTTAGAGCCTTTAGCAAGTTCACTCGCTGTCTTAAGTGATTTGGATAAAGAAGCGGGGGTATGTTTGGTAGATATCGGGGGTGGTACCACTGATATAGCAATATTCCATGACGGCATTATCCGCCATACAGCTGTCATTCCATTGGGAGGAAATATCATTACTACTGATATTAAAGAAGGCTGTATGGTATTGCATAATCAAGCAGAGCTACTTAAAACCAAGTTTGGCAAAGCCATCCCTGAAGAAGCTAATCCGAATGAGATTGTATCTATCCCTGGCTTGCGAAACCGACCTCCCAAAGAGATTTCTATCAAAAACTTAGCTTCTATCATTCAGGCACGAATGGAAGAGATTATTGAATATGTGCAAAGTGAATTGGTAGCAAGTGGTTATTATAAAAAGTTAGCTGGAGGAATAGTATTGACAGGGGGAGGATCCCAATTGCAAGGTGTCGCCCAGCTATTTGAGTATTTAACTGGCTTGGACACTCGAATTGGTTACCCAAATGAGCACTTGGGCAAATGCAAAGTTGAAGAGATCAAGAGCCCGATGTATGCCACTTCCGTGGGTCTTGTACTGGCTGGTTTTAAGTCTTTTGATGACCGTGAGGATAATTACAAGAAAAAGAAAGAAGACACCAAGCGTCAGATACCTGGCAATAGAAGATCTAATGAGCAAGAATCACAGGGTTCAGGCTTTATCGATAGTATCAAAAAGAGATTAAAGGAAATCATTATCAGCGATATTCCTGATAATAATTACTAG
- the ftsZ gene encoding cell division protein FtsZ — protein MKDYKFDLPKNHKSIIKVIGVGGGGSNAVNHMFNQGIKDVEFVVVNTDAQALKSSPVPLRLQLGANLTEGLGAGANPEKGRNAALESKEDIRELLSDNTKMVFITAGMGGGTGTGAAPVIAKIAKDMDILTVGIVTAPFMFEGRKKMQAAQQGIESLRENCDTVLVILNDKLREIYGNLAIRSAFAKADNVLTTAAKSIAEIITIHQDVNVDFEDVKTVMKDAGAAVMGSATEEGEGRAIRSAEKAIASPLLNNVDIKGAQKILLSIMSGEEDELSMDELSEITEYIQERAGDEAEVIFGQGIDQELGKAIRVTVIATGFEMDKLTTASPSKGMKDVIQEEKPIVQKADSFKVIDLESGKAKEVEEEVPTVGKMMTFTFDKPIFPVANQPKQEEVIQPKVEEKEEETFSSPVTFEFVEPEEKVIEKEEQKPQVYEFEMKAKIQEPRVEEKTIEEESKPSYGNDYYEEMKKKAIQRAHQRFEKLKSLKNYGQNPEEYKESLETPAYIRKQVKLSDVQHSSERHVSRLNLTDDNEILRNNKFLHDNVD, from the coding sequence ATGAAAGATTATAAGTTTGATCTTCCTAAAAATCACAAATCAATTATCAAGGTAATTGGCGTAGGAGGAGGTGGTTCCAATGCGGTTAACCACATGTTTAATCAGGGAATAAAGGATGTTGAGTTTGTGGTTGTAAATACCGACGCTCAAGCATTGAAAAGCAGTCCTGTTCCCTTGCGACTTCAGTTGGGTGCTAACCTGACTGAAGGATTAGGAGCAGGAGCAAATCCTGAGAAGGGTAGAAACGCGGCTCTTGAAAGCAAGGAGGATATCCGAGAGTTGCTTTCCGATAATACCAAAATGGTATTTATCACTGCAGGTATGGGAGGTGGCACGGGTACAGGTGCAGCCCCTGTGATTGCAAAGATTGCCAAGGATATGGATATCCTGACGGTAGGCATTGTGACCGCTCCGTTTATGTTTGAAGGGAGAAAGAAGATGCAAGCAGCGCAGCAAGGCATCGAATCTCTTCGTGAAAACTGTGATACGGTTTTAGTGATTTTGAATGATAAACTAAGAGAAATTTATGGCAATCTTGCCATTCGATCTGCTTTTGCCAAAGCTGATAATGTTTTGACTACCGCAGCTAAATCAATTGCTGAAATCATCACCATTCACCAAGATGTGAACGTTGACTTTGAAGATGTAAAAACAGTCATGAAAGATGCCGGTGCTGCTGTCATGGGCTCTGCTACGGAAGAAGGCGAAGGTCGTGCAATTCGCTCTGCTGAAAAAGCTATTGCGTCTCCTTTATTGAATAATGTAGATATCAAAGGGGCTCAAAAAATCTTGCTTTCAATCATGTCAGGAGAGGAAGATGAACTCTCCATGGATGAATTGAGTGAAATCACTGAGTATATCCAAGAAAGAGCTGGTGATGAGGCAGAAGTTATCTTTGGTCAGGGCATCGATCAGGAGTTAGGTAAAGCAATCCGTGTTACAGTAATTGCAACTGGTTTCGAAATGGATAAGTTGACGACTGCTTCTCCGTCCAAAGGAATGAAGGATGTTATCCAAGAAGAAAAACCAATAGTTCAAAAGGCGGATAGCTTTAAGGTGATTGATCTTGAATCCGGCAAAGCTAAGGAAGTAGAAGAAGAAGTACCGACGGTTGGGAAAATGATGACTTTCACATTTGATAAGCCTATTTTTCCAGTAGCCAATCAGCCCAAACAAGAGGAGGTGATTCAACCAAAGGTAGAAGAGAAAGAAGAAGAGACTTTCTCAAGCCCCGTTACCTTCGAATTTGTTGAGCCTGAGGAGAAAGTAATTGAAAAGGAAGAACAAAAACCACAGGTCTATGAATTTGAAATGAAAGCTAAGATTCAAGAGCCTAGGGTGGAGGAAAAAACAATAGAAGAGGAATCTAAGCCTTCATATGGGAATGACTATTATGAAGAAATGAAAAAGAAAGCGATTCAACGGGCGCATCAGCGATTTGAAAAGTTGAAAAGCTTAAAAAATTATGGTCAAAACCCAGAAGAATATAAAGAGAGCTTGGAAACCCCGGCTTATATCCGTAAGCAGGTGAAGCTATCGGACGTACAGCACAGTTCAGAGCGTCATGTGTCAAGACTCAACTTGACTGATGATAATGAAATCCTAAGAAACAATAAGTTTCTACATGACAATGTTGATTGA
- a CDS encoding NADPH-dependent FMN reductase, which produces MIKIIVGTNRPYPLSKDIALLYQDLLLKKGAKSEILELKDLPHDFAFSALYQNNGKNEAFNAFHSRVKEGEKFVFIVPEYNGSFPGILKTFIDGMNYPNHFRDKKCALVGLSSGVGGGGIALSHLTDIFHYLGMHVLALKPKLAKIEENMSDNLLTNRLYMELLQSQTEMLIDF; this is translated from the coding sequence CTGATAAAAATTATTGTTGGCACCAATCGCCCATACCCCTTATCCAAGGACATTGCCTTATTGTATCAAGACCTTCTTTTGAAAAAGGGAGCAAAATCTGAAATTCTAGAATTAAAGGACTTACCCCATGATTTTGCTTTTTCGGCACTCTATCAAAATAACGGTAAAAACGAAGCATTCAATGCCTTTCACTCCAGGGTTAAAGAAGGGGAAAAGTTTGTTTTTATTGTGCCAGAGTACAATGGTTCCTTTCCTGGAATACTCAAAACATTCATTGATGGAATGAACTACCCCAACCACTTTCGCGATAAAAAATGTGCTTTGGTAGGTTTATCTTCTGGAGTTGGCGGGGGTGGCATCGCATTGAGCCACCTTACCGACATCTTCCATTACTTAGGGATGCATGTACTTGCCCTCAAGCCTAAACTAGCTAAGATTGAGGAAAATATGTCAGATAACCTGCTCACCAACAGGCTGTACATGGAATTGCTTCAGTCCCAAACTGAGATGTTGATTGATTTTTAA
- a CDS encoding purine-nucleoside phosphorylase: protein MRAEAQIDYIDQINHAVNHIQGVHSEPIEIGIILGTGLGQLIQNIEVEHEIPYEEIPFFPVSTVESHKGRLVIGRLSGKKVMAMQGRFHYYEGYSMREVTFPVRVMKKVGIETLIVSNAAGGLHPDYKVGDLMILNDHIDLFPENPLRGKNLDVFGVRFPDMSEPYTQRLIALAKTIAADQNIDVNEGVYAAVQGPNLETKAEYRYLRTIGADAVGMSTIPEVIVGLHMNMEIFAISAITDLCSPGNIKKVSIAEVLAAAAIAEPKMSTVIRELVREL from the coding sequence ATGAGAGCAGAAGCCCAAATAGACTATATAGATCAAATTAATCACGCGGTTAACCACATTCAAGGAGTTCATTCCGAACCTATTGAAATAGGAATTATTTTAGGTACAGGATTGGGCCAACTCATTCAAAACATAGAGGTCGAGCATGAGATTCCTTATGAGGAAATTCCTTTTTTTCCTGTCTCTACTGTGGAAAGTCACAAGGGAAGGTTGGTCATCGGGCGTTTATCTGGGAAAAAAGTCATGGCTATGCAAGGGAGGTTTCATTATTATGAAGGGTATTCTATGAGAGAGGTAACTTTCCCGGTGCGGGTCATGAAAAAGGTGGGCATCGAAACCTTAATTGTATCAAATGCTGCCGGTGGCTTGCATCCAGATTATAAGGTTGGTGATTTGATGATATTGAATGATCATATTGATTTATTTCCTGAGAATCCATTGAGAGGAAAAAACTTGGATGTTTTTGGTGTCCGTTTTCCTGACATGAGTGAACCTTATACGCAGCGTTTGATTGCCTTGGCTAAAACCATAGCTGCCGATCAAAATATTGATGTAAATGAAGGGGTATATGCAGCAGTACAGGGACCAAATTTAGAGACAAAGGCTGAATATCGCTATTTACGAACCATCGGTGCTGATGCTGTTGGGATGAGTACTATTCCAGAGGTGATAGTTGGCCTGCACATGAATATGGAGATTTTTGCCATTTCGGCAATTACAGATTTATGTTCCCCTGGCAATATTAAGAAAGTTTCTATCGCAGAAGTATTAGCGGCCGCTGCAATTGCTGAACCTAAGATGTCGACCGTCATTAGGGAATTGGTAAGGGAGTTGTAG
- a CDS encoding purine-nucleoside phosphorylase, translating into MHYTSKLTYLEQAQQAAGYIQSVTKGEADVLVILGSGLGGFVNELEEAQVISYQSIPFFPISTVEGHSGQLMLGKIKGKFVWVMSGRFHYYEGYELEETVFPLRVLSLLGLKGLIVSNAAGGLNPDFSVGDLMLITDHIDKFPSNALRGKDAMDFGIRFPDMSEPYSQAWIAQAKSEALGLGISLREGTYVGVTGPSLETKAEINYYRTLGGDAVGMSTVPEVIAAQQMGMKVLGFSVITNECIPKNNQSFSHDSVVEVAQQAGRKLQKLIACLV; encoded by the coding sequence ATGCACTACACATCTAAGCTAACCTACCTCGAGCAAGCCCAGCAGGCGGCTGGATATATTCAATCTGTTACCAAGGGAGAGGCCGATGTATTAGTTATATTGGGTTCTGGCTTAGGGGGATTTGTAAATGAATTGGAAGAGGCTCAAGTGATTTCCTATCAAAGCATTCCGTTTTTTCCAATATCAACGGTTGAAGGACACTCCGGACAACTTATGTTGGGGAAAATCAAAGGAAAGTTTGTTTGGGTGATGAGTGGTCGCTTTCATTATTATGAAGGGTATGAATTGGAAGAAACGGTGTTTCCATTACGGGTATTGAGTCTTTTGGGGCTGAAAGGCTTGATAGTCTCAAATGCTGCTGGGGGGTTAAATCCGGATTTTTCGGTAGGTGATCTCATGTTAATTACGGATCATATTGATAAGTTTCCTTCCAATGCCTTGCGTGGAAAAGATGCTATGGATTTTGGGATTCGTTTTCCTGATATGAGTGAACCATATAGCCAAGCATGGATTGCGCAAGCAAAAAGTGAAGCACTTGGATTGGGGATTTCACTGCGAGAGGGTACATATGTAGGTGTTACAGGCCCTAGTTTGGAGACCAAGGCGGAAATCAATTATTATCGAACACTCGGGGGAGATGCTGTAGGGATGAGTACTGTTCCCGAGGTAATTGCAGCCCAACAAATGGGGATGAAAGTTCTTGGATTTTCTGTGATTACTAATGAATGCATTCCGAAGAATAATCAGTCGTTTTCTCATGATTCGGTGGTGGAAGTGGCTCAACAAGCTGGTAGGAAACTGCAGAAATTGATTGCTTGCCTAGTTTAA
- a CDS encoding inorganic diphosphatase, whose protein sequence is MPSLIFIHVFFVSWSDVVAWISLQTLIHNSPVSMSFYHLIFRIVVVLTSFMISVWSCSGSTDTKDNHQSVQNYLQDIPTYGLDSSINVVIEIPAGTNQKWEVNKATGQLEWEKLADASRRVVDYLAYPANYGFIPQTYLDPFKGGDGDPVDVFVLGEYIPRAEIVPSRIVGVIQLMDQGEIDDKLIAVPQTSDWNHIHTLNQLKDLYPGVLEILQIWLSNYKGEGKIEIQGIQDESVARVIIQQANRDYLRSKE, encoded by the coding sequence TTGCCTAGTTTAATTTTTATTCATGTGTTTTTTGTTTCTTGGAGTGATGTAGTTGCATGGATATCTTTGCAAACTCTAATTCATAATTCACCTGTAAGCATGTCTTTCTACCACTTGATTTTTAGAATAGTTGTTGTTCTTACCTCGTTCATGATAAGTGTTTGGTCGTGTTCCGGTAGTACAGATACCAAGGATAATCATCAAAGCGTTCAAAACTATCTCCAAGATATTCCAACCTATGGTTTGGACTCTTCTATAAACGTAGTAATTGAAATTCCGGCAGGTACTAATCAAAAATGGGAAGTTAATAAAGCGACAGGTCAGCTCGAGTGGGAGAAACTAGCAGATGCTAGCCGTAGAGTAGTGGACTACTTAGCATATCCTGCCAATTATGGTTTTATTCCACAGACCTATTTAGATCCCTTTAAAGGAGGAGATGGTGATCCTGTAGATGTGTTTGTTTTGGGAGAATATATTCCTCGAGCTGAAATTGTTCCTTCAAGAATTGTTGGGGTAATTCAGTTGATGGATCAAGGTGAGATAGATGATAAGCTAATAGCAGTACCACAAACATCCGACTGGAATCACATTCATACACTCAATCAATTGAAAGACCTATATCCAGGAGTACTAGAAATTTTACAGATTTGGTTGTCAAATTACAAGGGAGAGGGTAAAATAGAAATCCAAGGAATCCAAGATGAGTCAGTGGCCCGAGTAATCATTCAACAGGCTAATCGGGATTATTTAAGATCAAAAGAGTAA